The Pseudomonas sp. S06B 330 genome contains the following window.
CATCGAGTGCACCTTCAGCTGACCGGCGGGGCGGGCATGGGCGTCGCTGGCCTCGGCCTCAGCTTCCTCGACATAGGTGAGGATCTGTTCGCAGCGCATCAGGTAACGCTTGCCGGCTTCGGTCAGGGCGATACGGCGGGTGGTACGGTTGAGCAGGCGTGTTTGCAGATGGGCTTCAAGATTGGAGACCGCCCGCGAAACGTTGGCGGTGGTCGTATCCAGTTGCACAGCGGCGGCAGTAAAGCTGCCGACTTGCGCTACGCAGCTAAAAGCACGCATGTTTTGCAGGGTGTCCATGGGTCGCTCTCAAAGTAGACGACAAATTGTGACATGAAGTAACCGAGGCGGTCTTCAGACTAAAGCCGGATTATCGCTGTTTTCGTAACAAAGATTCGCAGTAATACACGCTTATCGCCAGTGCAGCCGCCCCCTAGAATTGCGTCTCCAAGCGTTATCCACTTTCTATGTCGGGAATTTGCAGCTGTGCCGCGTCGCATCATCAGAGCGCTCAATGCGCTCAGTGTCTGTGCCTTTAGCTTGACCTTGAGCGGCTGTATCGGAACTTGGGGCATCGCCCCGCAAAGCAAGACGCTGCAAGCCAATACCCTGACCACCGACGAGGCGATCCGCGAGGCCGCCCGTGATGCCCACTGGCCTGAGCAGCAGTGGTGGCGTGCCTATGGCGATCCACAACTCGACCGCTGGATCGCCCTGGCCGTCAGCAACAGCCCGAGCATGGCCATGGCCGCCGCCCGTGTGCGCGAGGCCAAAGCGATGGCCGGAGTGGTCGAGTCGGCCGAGAAACTGCAGGTCAACGGCGAGTCGACACTCAAGCGCCACAACTGGCCTGAAGACCAGTTCTATGGGCCGGGTGCGTTGTCGGGGGCCAACACTTGGGACAACAACGCCGCCCTTGGCTTCAGTTATGCCCTGGACCTCTGGGGCCGCGAACGCAATGCCAGCGAGCAGGCCGTGGACATGGCCCACATGAGCGCGGCGCAATTGCGTCAGGCTCAGCTGGAACTGCAGAATAACATCGTCAAGGTGTACATCCAGCTGTCCCTGCACTTTGCCCAGCGCGATATCGTCAAGGCTGAGCTTGAGCAGCAGGAGCAGATTCTGGCCCTTGCCGAACGGCGCCTGGCCGGTGGTATTGGCACCCATTTTGAAGTCAGTCAGGCGCAGACCCCACTGCCGGAAACCCATCGCCAGCTCGATGCCCTGAACGAAGAAATCGCCCTGGCGCGTAACCAGTTGGCGGCCCTGGCGGGCAAAGGCCCAGGGGAGGGGGCGCAACTGCAGCGTCCGCAACTGGCCCTTGGTGCCGCCTTGAAGTTGCCTTCGGCCTTGCCTGCCGAGCTGGTGGGCCAGCGTCCGGACGTAGTCGCCAGCCGCTGGCAAGTCGCCGCCCAAGCGCGCGGTATCGACGTCGCCTATGCCGGGTTTTTCCCCAACGTCGACCTGGTCGGCGGGCTTGGCTTCATGGCCACTGGCGGTGGTCCACTGGAGTTTCTCACTGGGCGCAAGTTCAACTACAACGTCGGTCCGGCCATCAGCCTGCCAGTGTTCGACGGCGGCCGCCTGCGCTCGCAATTGGGTGTCGCCTCGGCCGGTTATGACATCGCCGTGGCGCGCTACAACCAGACCGTGGTCGAGGCGCTCAAGGGTATTTCCGATCAGTTGATTCGCCGTGAGTCGATGAACGAGCAACAGCATTTCGCTGCCAAATCGGTGGCGTCGGCGCAGAAGACTTATGACATTGCCATGATCGCCTTCCAGCGCGGGCTGACCGATTACCTCAACGTGCTCAATGCGCAAACCTTGCTGTTTCGCCAGCAACAGATCCAGCAGCAAGTGCAGGCCGCTCGTTTGACGGCGCATGCCGAACTGGTCACCGCCTTGGGCGGCGGTTTGGGCGCCGGTAAAGACGTGCCGGGCGAAGATAAACAGCAGGCGCCGAAAACCCCGGCAACCCTGGCTGTTTTCGATAAGCCGAGCCACGCCGAATGAGCGCACTGACACTGCCGTTTCGCTGGTTGGCAACCCTGGAGTGGCGCCGTGGTTTCTTTGAGTGGGCACGCACTGACGGGGTGACCTGGGTTTACATCTTCAAAGTCCTTAGCGCGGCGTTTCTGACGTTGTGGCTGGCCATGCGCCTGGAGTTGCCGCAGCCGCGCACGGCGATGATCACCGTGTTCATCGTCATGCAGCCGCAGAGCGGGCATGTCTTTGCCAAGAGCTTTTGGCGACTGCTGGGGACGCTGGCCGGCTCGTCGATGATGGTCGCGCTGATTGCATTGTTTCCACAGAACACCGAACTGTTCCTGCCGAGCCTGGCGATCTGGGTGGGCCTGTGCTCAGCCGGTGCCATGCGCTATCGGACCTTCCAGGCCTATGGCTTTGTGCTCGCCGGTTACACCGCCGCGATGGTCGGCCTGCCGGCGTTGCAACACCCTGATGGGGCGTTTATGGCGGCGGTCTGGCGGGTGCTGGAAATCTCCCTGGGGATTCTGGTGTCGACCCTGGTCAGCGCCGCGATCCTGCCGCAGTCGGCGGGCGCGGCCATGCGCAATGCCCTGTACCAACGCTTCGGTGTGTTCGCCGGATTCGTTATCGAAGGCCTGCGCGGCGACAGCCAGCGCGACCGCTTCGAAAGCAGCAACGTGCGTTTCATCGCCGAAGCAGTGGGCCTGGAAAGCCTGCGCAACGTCACCGCCTTCGAAGATCCGCACATGCGCCGCCGCAATGGCCGGCTGGGGCGCATGAACAGCGAGTTCATGGCCATCACCACGCGCTTCAACGCCTTGCACCAGTTGCTTGAACGCCTGCGTTTGCGTGGCCCGTTGCAGATCGTCCCGGCGATCGAGCCCGGCCTCAACGCGCTGGCGGATCTGCTCGAAGGCTATGCCGGTCGGGCGCTGACCAGCGCCGACGCCGCGCGCTTGGCCGAGCAATTGGCCGCCTACAAGGAAGGCTTGCCGGAGCGGGTGCGCAGCTTGCGTGCCGCCTATGTCGAGAGCGGGCCGAGCGATGCTGACCTGCTGGATTTTCACACCGCTTACGAACTGCTTTATCGCTTTGTCGATGACCTGTACAGCTACGCGCTGACCCACGCTTCGCTGGCCGAGCACAACCATGCCCGCGAGCAGTGGGATGAACCCTACGTGGCGCAGACCAACTGGATGGTGTCGCTGGCGGCGGGGGTGAGGGCCTCGTTCATTTTGCTGGTGTTGGGCAGCTTCTGGATCGCCACGGCCTGGCCGAGCGGGGCGATGATGACCCTGATTGCGGCCGCTACTGTAGGGCTGTCGGCGGCCTCGCCAAACCCCAAGCGGATGTCTTTTCAGATGGCCTGCGGGACCTTGTTCGGTGCCTTCGTCGGCTTTTTTGAAACCTTCTTCGTGTTCCCCTGGATTGATGGCTTTCCTTTGCTGTGCCTGGTCCTGGCGCCGGTGTTCGTGTTCGGCGCCTTCCTCGCTTCGCGCCCTGCCTACGCCGGGGTTGGCCTGGGGCTGCTGATCTTCTTTGCCACCGGCTCCGTGCCGGACAACCTGACCGTCTACAACCCCTACAACTTCATCAACGACTACATCGCCATGGTGATCGGCATGCTGGTGTGCGCCGCTGCCGGGGCGATCATTCTGCCGCCCAACAGCCGCTGGTTGTGGAGTCGCCTGGAGCAGGATCTGCGCAGCCAGGTGCTGTTCGCCATCAGCGGTCGCTTGCGTGGCCTCGGTTCGGCCTTCGAAAGCCGCACGCGTGACCTGCTGCACCAGGCCTATGGCCTGGCGGCCGGTAAACCGATGGTGCAGAGCAACCTGCTGCGCTGGATGTTCCTGGTGCTGGAGGTGGGGCACGCGATCATCGAACTGCGCAAGGAACAGGCCATTTTGCCGGTGCACCCGTGCTACGCCGAATCGCAGCCCTGGCGTCAGGCGATCCGGGTCATGGGCCGGGCCCTGGCGCGCTTGTTCCTGCAACCGAGCGCGAGCAACCACGAGCGTGCCCTGGTAGCGGTAGACCACGCGATCAGCCGCGTGCTGGCCACCGACGAACCTTTTGCCCGGCACTTCGATACCTCGGCCCTGCGTCGCGTGCAGAGCTACCTGCACTTCATCCGTACTTCGCTGCTCGACCCCCAGTCGCCGCTGGCCGCCCTGGCCCCGGCCCAAGGACAGCCCCATGCCTCGTGAAATCGCCTTCCACGGCGTCTACATGCCGACCATGACCTTGATGTTCCTGTTCGCCGCCGGGCTCGCCTGGGGCCTGGACCGGTTCATCGCAAGCTATGACGGTTACCGGTTTTTCTGGCATCCGGCGCTGTTGCGCCTGTGTCTGTTTATCTGTCTGTTCGGCGCCATGGCCCTGACTCTCTACCGTTGAGACCCCTGTTGATGAAAAAGTTTTTCAGCCTGATCGCCACCTTGCTCGTGCTGGCAGCTGCCGTGGTGATCGGCCGCCAGCTCTGGGTGCACTACATGAACACACCCTGGACCCGTGACGGGCGGGTGCGCGCGGACATCATCAACGTTGCCGCCGATGTACCGGGCTATGTGGTTGATGTGCCGGTGCGTGATAACCAGTTGGTGAAGAAGGGCGATGTGCTGCTGCAGATCGATCCTGAGCATTATGAAGTGGCGGTCAAGCAGGCCCAGGCCCTGGTCGCCTCACGCAAAGCCACCTGGGAAATGCGTAAGGTCAACGCGCATCGGCGCGCCGACTTGGACAACCTGGTGATCTCCCGCGAGAACCGCGACGACGCCAGCAACATCGCCAACTCGGCCCTGGCGGATTATCAGCATGCCCAGGCGCAACTGGCGGCTGCAGAGCTTGATCTTAAGCGCACCCGAATTCTGGCGACCGTCGACGGCTATGTGACCAACCTCAACGTCCATCGGGGTGACTATGCGCGCACCGGTGAGCCGAAGATGGCAGTGGTCGACAAGGACTCCTTCTGGGTCTACGGCTTTTTCGAAGAGACCAAGCTGCCGCATGTGAACGTCGGTGACCAGGCTGACCTGCAGATGATGAGCGGGGAAGTGCTCAAGGGCCATGTGGAGAGTATTTCCCGTGGCATCTACGACCGTGACAACCCGGAAAGCCGCGAGTTGATCGCCGATGTAAACCCGACCTTCAACTGGGTGCGTCTGGCCCAGCGGGTGCCGGTGCGGATTCACATCGATGAAGTGCCGGAAGGGTTTCTGCTGGCGGCGGGGACGACCTGTACCGTGGTGGTCAAACCCGCAAAAGATCAGGGTTAGGGGGTGACCCATCGCCGGCAAGGCCGGCTCCCACAATGATCGGTGTTGCACTCGACACTGGGGGAGCCGTTCTTGCCGGCGATGCGTTTCAGGCGTGCCGGGAGTCCACCAACACGGGGCAGCTCAACTGATCGATGACCTTGTTGCTGATCGACGGATCCAGCAAGCGCCCCAGGCGGTTCAGGTGGCGGTGGCCCATGATGATCAAGGCACAGTCAAGCGTGCGGGCTTGGCTGACAATCACCGCTACCGGTTCGCCCTGAACCAGTTTGCCCTCGCTCTCAAAGCCTAACCCGCGCAACCGTTGCAGCGCCTGCTGCAGGGCCAGGCTGGCATGGCGCTGTTCGTCAGTGGCGGCCGGATACTCCTGTTGCTCAAAGGCTGTCACGCGGTCCAACGCAAACGCACCGTCGATAGCCAGCACCACATGCAAACGGTGGTTGGCCGGCTGACAGTACTGTTGTGCAAGTTCCAGCAAACCTTCCGAGGCGCTGGAGCCATCAATGGCGATCAAGACGGGGCTGAGCATGCAGGGCTCCACGAGGACAAAGTCGAGCCGCTCATTGTTGGCCAACGCTCGGCGCAGATAAAGGGCCTGCCATGCACTGTGTAGTTGTGTCCGGCGCAACACGGACGCCGCTGCCAAGCTGGTAACATTGTCCTTTCTGACCCCCTTGGATGCCTGGCAATGCAGATCCCGGATATGAACCTGTTGGTTGCCCTTGACGCCCTGCTCGATGAAGGCAGTGTGGTTGGCGCGGCGCGGCGCATGAACCTGAGCCCGGCTGCCATGAGCCGGACGCTGGGGCGTATCCGCGAGGCCATCGGTGATCCGATCCTGGTCCGCGCCGGTCGCGGCCTGGTGCCGACGCCACGGGCGCTGGCCTTGCACGAGCAGGTGCGGGCGCTGGTTGAGCAGGCCGGGCTGGTGTTTCGCAGCCGAGAGGAAGTGGAATTGGCCACCTTGGAGCGGACCTTCAGCATTCGCACCAATGATCTGTTTATCGCGCTGTATGGCGCGCAGTTGCTGCGTGCCATGCATGAGCAAGCGCCACGCACCGTGCTGCGCTTTGTGCCGGAAAGTGGCGGTGATGACGACTCGATTTTGCGCGATGGGCGCAACGACCTGATTGTCAGCTCGACCATCGACCTGGGGCCGGAAATCAAGGTACAGAGCCTGTTCAACACCATCTATGTCGGCCTGGCCCGCCAGGATCACCCGATCTTCGACGAACCGATCACCCCCGAACGCTTTGCCGCCTACCCGCAGATCAGCGTGTCGCGCCGGGGTCGCGCCAATGGCCCGATAGATCTGGAATTGGCCAACTACAAGGTGCAACGCCACGTCGCGTTGATCACCCCAAGCTTTCACTCGGCGATGTTTTCCCTGCCTGACTCCGACCTGTTGCTGCCCATGCCGGCCAACATTCTTACCAGTGTGACCAAGCTCGGCCTGCCGCTGCGTTCGTTCCGTATTCCGCTGCCGATGGAGCGGGTGACGGTGATGCAGGCCTGGCACCCGCGTTTTGACAACGATCCGGCCCACCGCTGGTTGCGCCAGACACTCAAGGCCTGCTGTAGCGAGAGCCTTTGACGCCAGGATTGCGTTTGCTGCACTCGTAAACTGCCAATATGTCAGTTTTCGTCATCATTGCCGCTTCATAGACTTCTGCCGGTAGTTGTTCCCCCCGGAGATGTCTTTAATGAGTTCGTTAACCGCGCTGCCCGCTGCTGTCGCGCCCGTGCCTGTGGCCAGCCCCGCAACGCCTGCGGTATTTGGCCTGCGCATCGTGGTCGGGTTAGTGGGGGTGTTGCTGGCGGTGCTCTGTGCCGGCCTTAATGAGATGGTCACCAAGGCCTCGCTGGCCGACATCCGTGGCGCAATGTTCATCGGTGCCGATGAAGGCGCCTGGTTGATTGCCGTGTATGCCGCCGCCTCAGTCTCGGCCATGGCCTTTTCGCCGTGGCTGGCCGTGACCTTTTCCCTGCGCCGTTTCACCCTCTGTGCGATCAGTGCCTTCGCCCTACTGGGGCTGTTGCAACCCTATGCCCCCAACCTTTCCAGCCTGATGCTGTTGCGCATTTTGCAGGGCCTGGCGTCGGGCGCCTTGCCGCCGATGCTGATGAGTGTCGCCCTGCGCTTTCTGCCGCCGGGGATCAAAGTCTATGGCCTTGCCGGCTATGCCCTGACGGCCACCTTCGGGCCCAACCTCGGTACGCCGTTGGCAGGCTTGTGGACGGAGTACGTCGGTTGGCAATGGGCTTTCTGGCAGATCGTTGTACCGTCATTGCTGGCCATGGCCTGCGTGGCCTGGGGCCTGCCGCAGGACCCGCTGCGCCTGGAACGCTTCAAGCAGTTCGACTGGCGTGGCCTGCTGCTCGGTTTACCGGCGATCTGCTCGTTGGTCATCGGCCTGACCCTGGGCGATCGCCTGGGTTGGTTCGACTCGCCGCTGATTTGTTGGTTGCTCGGCGGTGGTCTGGTGCTGCTGGTGGTGTTCCTGTGCAACGAATGGTCTGAGCCGCTGCCGTTCTTCAAGTTGCAGATGCTCAAGACCCGCAACCTAACCCACGCGCTGGTGACGCTGTTTGGGGTGTTGATCGTGCTGACTGCGGCGATCCTCATTCCCTCCAGTTACCTTACCCAGATTCAGGGCTATCGCCCGGCGCAGACCGCGCCGCTGATGCTGCTGGTGGCGTTGCCACAGTTGCTCGCGCTGCCGCTGACCGCCGCCTTGTGCAACATCCGTGCGGTGGATTGCCGTTGGGTCCTGGCCATCGGCCTGGGCATGCTGGCGTTGTCCTGCGGGCTCGGCAGCCAGCTCACCAGTGTGTGGATTCGCGACAACTTCTACCTGCTGCAGATGCTGCACATCTTCGGCCAACCGATGGCCGTGCTGCCGTTGCTGATGCTTGCCACTGGTGGCATGAGCCCGCAGGACGGTCCCTTCGCTTCCGCCTGGTTCAATACCGTCAAGGGCCTGGCCTCGGTGGTCGCCACCGGTTTGCTCGAGGCCCTGACCACGCTGCGCCGCCATTTTCATTCCAACGTGCTGGTCGACAACCTGGGCAACTCGCCATTAGCCGACAGCACGGCGCCGGGCCTGGCCAAACGCATTCACGAGCAAGCCCTGGTGCTGACCTCGGCTGACCTCTACCTGTGCATGGCGGTGCTCGCCGCTGCCTTGATCCTGCTGATTCCTTTTGTGCCTACACGAATCTATCCACCGCGAGCGGTGGCCTAGGTACCTGTTCTGAGAGATACACATGACGACAATAACGACTCATCGAAAAACCGCCTTGATCGTGGCCGCGCTGGTGCTTGCCGGCGTGGTTGGCCTCTGCGTACCGCTGATGCTGGGCGGCGCTAGCGAACAGAGTACCAACGATGCCTATGTTTCAGCTGACTACACGGTGGTCGCGCCGAAGGTGGCAGGCTTCATCAAACAGGTGCTGGTCGACGACAACCAGCAGGTCAAGGCCGGGCAAGTGCTGGCGTTGATTGACGACCGTGATTATCAGGCCGCCCTGGCGGCGGCGCAGGCGCAACTGTTGGTGTCCACTGCGCAGCAGCACAATGCGCGGGCCACCCTCGAACGGCAGGCCTCGCTGATCGCTCAGGCGCAGGCGGCGGTGAATGGCGATCAGGCTGAACTGGCGTTCGCCAACCATGAGTTGACGCGCCACAGCCGCTTGGCCGAGCAGGGCGCCGGTACTGTGCAAAACGCTCAGCAGGCTCGCAGCCGGGTCGATCAGGCCAGTGCCCGGCTGAACAATTCACACGCGGCGCTGGCTGCTGCGCGCAAGCAGGTGGATATTCTCAGCGCGCAAGTTGACAGTGCCGAAGGCGGTTTGAAGCATGCCCAGGCAAGCCTGGAGCGGGCGCAGCTGGATCTGTCGTATACCCGCATTGTGGCGCCCATCGACGGCATGGTCGGTGAGCGTGCGCTGCGGGTTGGCGCCTACGTTAATCCGGGCGCGAAACTGCTGTCGGTGGTGCCGTTGGCACACGCCTATGTGCTCGGTAATTTCCAGGAAACCCAGCTGACCCATGTGCAGCCCGGGCAACCGGTGCAGATCCGTGTTGATACCTTTGCCGATGAGTACCTGAAGGGCCACGTTGAAAGTATCGCGCCGGCGACCGGCGTCACCTTCGCTGCGGTCAAGCCGGACAATGCCACCGGCAATTTCACCAAAGTGGTGCAGCGCATTCCGGTGAAGATCGTCTTCGATGCCGATCAGCCTTTGCTCCAGCGTCTGCGCGTGGGCATGTCGGTGGTGGCAACCATCGACACCCGCGCCAAATTGGCCGTGGGCAATGAGGTCAGCACCCGATGAAACCTGCGTTCGCCTTATCCCCCTTGCTGTTGAGCTTGCTGGCCGGTTGTACCCTGGGCCCGGACTTTCACACACCTTCCAGCCAGGCACCTGCCAGTTGGGCACCCCTGCAGGAGCAACCCGCGCCAAGCCAGGCCCAGGCTGAGCCGCTGCAGCAACGCTGGTGGGAGGACTTTCATGACGCCAAACTCAGTGAACTGATCGAGCGTGCCAGTCAGCGCAACCTCGACTTGCAGATTGCCAGTGCACGTCTACTGCAAAGCCGGGCATTGCGTGCCAGCATCGCCTCGGAGCAGACCCCAGCTGTCGATCTCGGCGCCGGCTACAACCGCGCCCGCAACAGCGCGCAGGGCCTCAATGATCCGTCCGGTGAGGGCGGCAAGTCAGCCTTCAACTTGTGGCAGGGGGATCTGACGGCCAGTTGGGAGCTGGATTTGTGGGGGCGGGTCAGGCGGCAAGTCGAAGCCGCCGACGCGGTAGTGGAGGTCGCCGAGAATGACCGTCGGGGCGTGCTGTTGTCGTTGCTGGCCGAGACGGCGGGCAATTACATTCAGCTGCGTGCGGTGCAGAGTACCCTGGCTGTGACGCAGGAAAACCTTGAGGTCTCGCGCCATAGTTTGCGCCTGTCGCAAATGCGTTTGCGCGATGGTGTCGCCACGGCACTGGACGTGGCCCAGGCCAGTGCGCAAGTGGCTTCGATTGAAGCACGCCTGCCCACCTTGGAGGAACGCCAGGCGCAATTGATCAACGCCTTGAGCCTGTTGCTGGCCGAACCGCCGCGCAGCTTGCAGGCTGAACTGCTGGCGCCTGGCGCCATGCCGGCGCCGCAGCAACGCTTTGCCATCGGCGTACCCTCGGAACTGGCCGAGCGCCGTCCGGACATTCTTCAGGCAGCCGCCCAATTGCATGCGGCCACCGCCAGCATCGGTGTGGCCAAGGCGGATTTTTATCCGAGCATTCGTCTGTCAGGCAGCGTTGGCTTTCAAGCGCTGCAGTTGTCCGATTTTGGCGGGTGGGATTCGCGCCGTTTCGGTATCGGGCCGCAGTTGAGCCTGCCGATTTTCGACGGCGGACGCCTGCGGGGTGTGCTCCAACTGCGTGAAGCGCAGCAGCAGGAAGCGGCCTTGCACTATCAGCAGGTGGTGCTGCGCGCCTGGCATGAAATCGACGATGTGCTGCGCCTGTATAACGCCAGTCAGTTGCGCCGCGACCTGTTGGCCGAAGCCGTGCGGCAAAACCGCATTGCCCTGCAGACGGCGCAGCAGCAGTACGTGGAAGGCGCGGTGGATTTCCTCAATGTACTCAGTGTCCAGGGGGCCTTGCTGGCCAGCGAGGAGCAATGGGTGGAGAGCTCCGCGAGTGTGTCCCAGGCCTTGGTGGGTTTGTACAAGGCACTGGGCGGTGGCTGGCAGGCCTTCGATCCGGCAATGACCGCAGCCGTTACAGCGGGCGGCTAAGGCCGAAGCGCTTTTTCAGCACGGTATCCAGGAGCATGCGCGGCAGCCAGCGGGCCATTAACGGCAGCGCACGGCTGCCGTTGCCCAGACGCACCAATGCTGGCGTAGGCTGTTTTTGCACTGCGGCGAGCAGCCCTTGGGCGAAATCCGCAGCCGACGTTGGGTGGTCTTGAGAGGCGCGAGCACGGGCATGGATCTGTTCGCGCAACGGCCACCACGGTGAGTCGGCGGCCAGCACCTGTTCGGCTTGGGTCTGGGCGTTGTCGGCAAACTGCGTGGCGATGGCGCCCGGTTGCACCTCCATGACGCGGATGCCCATCGGCGCCAGCTCCAGGCGCAGGGCATCGCTCAGGGCATGCACGGCGGCTTTGGAGGCACAGTAGGCCCCGGCAAATGGCGTGACCAGCACACCGGAAACGCTGCCGATGTTCACCACCAATCCCTTGTTGCGGCGCAACGCCGGGAACAGCGCGCGGGTGACGCCAACCAGGGCGAAGACATTGGTTTCGAACTGGCGGTGCATAGCCTCGACACCACCATCGAGCAGCGGGCCCATGGCGCCGTAGCCGGCGTTGTTGATGAGGATGTCGAGTCCACCATGGGCCGATTCGATTTCCGCACTCAAGCGTTGCAGGGCCTGGGCGTCGTTGACGTCCAGCTGTCGTCCGGTAAAGCCGGCCGACTGCAGGCGCGCTACATCTTCGGCTTTACGCGCTGTGGCCCAGACCTCATGGCCGGCCTGTTTGAAACAGTCGGCCAGGGCGCGGCCAATACCGCTGGAACAACCTGTGATGAGGACGATGGGCATGGACGATCCTTCGTTAGTTGGAAAAGTTGCCGCGCAGCTGTTCGGCCCTGAACTCCAGGGATTGCGGGCGATAACCCGAGCGCAAGGGAGGTAAGGGCAGGCAATCACTCCATTCGGTCCCAGGTTGCAGATCACCTGGGCCACGATAGCGTGGTGCACCGTAGGTATTTTCGCTGAGGTTGACGCTATCGCCTGGCGCATAAGCCGCTACGCGCCAGCGCAATGTCTGCAAGGGCACGTCGTTGCCGTTTTTCATGTGCACACGCAGGGGGCGATCGGCCGGGCAACTGTCGGGGGCGTAGGTCAGACGCAGGTCCAGGCGGGCCAGTTGGCGGGTTTCGCGGTTGTCTTGCCAGATCACCCAGAGCGCCACCAGTCCCAGGCCGAATATTGCCGACAGGGAAATGGGCAGGGCTTTGGCCGGGTAGCGCAGCAGCAGGACCAGCCAGGTGAGGACGAGAAAAGCGCCGATAAGCATGAACACAGCCTTGTGTGCGGGTGTGCTTTTATCCTAACCGCAAAAATGCCTGCTTGTCGGAGCTATTGATGCGTAAGCGCTGCCGCCTGGCTGCGATCGGGTGTGAAACGACCGTCATTCAGACCCCTGGGGGTGACTGATTGACGACTGCTTCGCAGCCGATCGCAGCCTGGCGGCAGCGGCTACGGGCTTGTGTTACTGGGCGATGGTCTTGATCGAAATCCCGCGCTCTAGCGGCGTCGAGCGGCCATAGATATCTTCGAAACGCTCAATATCGTCTTCACCCAGGTAGCTGCCCGACTGCACTTCGATGATCTCCAGCGGGATCTTGCCCGGGTTGCGCAGGCGGTGCACCGAGGCGATGGGGATGTAGGTGGACTGGTTTTCGGTGAGCAGGAACACGTTCTCATCGCAGGTCACCTCGGCTGTGCCCGACACCACGATCCAGTGCTCGGCACGGTGGTGGTGCATTTGCAGTGACAGGCAGGCGCCCGGTTTGACCGTGATGTGCTTGACCT
Protein-coding sequences here:
- a CDS encoding SDR family oxidoreductase — encoded protein: MPIVLITGCSSGIGRALADCFKQAGHEVWATARKAEDVARLQSAGFTGRQLDVNDAQALQRLSAEIESAHGGLDILINNAGYGAMGPLLDGGVEAMHRQFETNVFALVGVTRALFPALRRNKGLVVNIGSVSGVLVTPFAGAYCASKAAVHALSDALRLELAPMGIRVMEVQPGAIATQFADNAQTQAEQVLAADSPWWPLREQIHARARASQDHPTSAADFAQGLLAAVQKQPTPALVRLGNGSRALPLMARWLPRMLLDTVLKKRFGLSRPL
- a CDS encoding efflux transporter outer membrane subunit; this encodes MKPAFALSPLLLSLLAGCTLGPDFHTPSSQAPASWAPLQEQPAPSQAQAEPLQQRWWEDFHDAKLSELIERASQRNLDLQIASARLLQSRALRASIASEQTPAVDLGAGYNRARNSAQGLNDPSGEGGKSAFNLWQGDLTASWELDLWGRVRRQVEAADAVVEVAENDRRGVLLSLLAETAGNYIQLRAVQSTLAVTQENLEVSRHSLRLSQMRLRDGVATALDVAQASAQVASIEARLPTLEERQAQLINALSLLLAEPPRSLQAELLAPGAMPAPQQRFAIGVPSELAERRPDILQAAAQLHAATASIGVAKADFYPSIRLSGSVGFQALQLSDFGGWDSRRFGIGPQLSLPIFDGGRLRGVLQLREAQQQEAALHYQQVVLRAWHEIDDVLRLYNASQLRRDLLAEAVRQNRIALQTAQQQYVEGAVDFLNVLSVQGALLASEEQWVESSASVSQALVGLYKALGGGWQAFDPAMTAAVTAGG
- a CDS encoding HlyD family secretion protein produces the protein MLGGASEQSTNDAYVSADYTVVAPKVAGFIKQVLVDDNQQVKAGQVLALIDDRDYQAALAAAQAQLLVSTAQQHNARATLERQASLIAQAQAAVNGDQAELAFANHELTRHSRLAEQGAGTVQNAQQARSRVDQASARLNNSHAALAAARKQVDILSAQVDSAEGGLKHAQASLERAQLDLSYTRIVAPIDGMVGERALRVGAYVNPGAKLLSVVPLAHAYVLGNFQETQLTHVQPGQPVQIRVDTFADEYLKGHVESIAPATGVTFAAVKPDNATGNFTKVVQRIPVKIVFDADQPLLQRLRVGMSVVATIDTRAKLAVGNEVSTR